The genomic stretch TTATAGTAAAGCATATTAGATATTGCATCCATTCTCACACCATCAATATGAAATTCTTTTATCCAAAAGTATAGATTAGAAAGTAGAAAACTTTTCACTTCATTTCTTGAAACATTAAAATTTGCTGTTCCCCATTCATTTTCTCCAAGTTCTGGATCTTCATATTCATAACAAGCACTGCCATCAAAACGATATAATCCATGAGAATCTTTACAAAAATGTCCAGGAACCCAATCTAATATTACACCTAAATTATTTTTATGAAAGTAATTCACAAAATACATAAAGTCTTCTGCTGTACCATAACGACTGGTTACAGAATAATATCCTGTACCTTGATATCCCCAAGAACCATCAAAAGGATATTCAGTAATGGGCATAATTTCAATATGAGTATAATTCATATCTAACATATACTCAACTAATAACTCTGCTATTTCTCTATAATTATAATAAGTTCCATCCTCTTTTTTTCTCCAAGAGGCAAGATGTACTTCATATATATTAATTGGTTTTGCATAACCTATTTCTCTATTATTAAGCCATCTTTTATCAGCCCAACGAAACTTAGGTTTTCCATTTACAATAGAAGCTGTCTGAGGTCTTAGTTCTGAATAAAAAGCATAGGGATCAGATTTTAATATTTTATCTCCCCAAGAAGTTTCAATTTGATATTTATATATATCACCTTTTTTAATTTTTTTTATTTCAACTTCCCATATTCCTTCATTAGTTATCTTTTGACAGTAGTCCTCTTCTCTTGCATTCCAATTATTGAAATTCCCAACAACAGCTACTGATTTTGCTGATGGAGCCCATATCCGAAATATAGTTGAATTTCGTGTAGGGTGTGCTCCAAAATATTCATAGGCTTGCCTATATTCTCCACGGTGAAATAAATATTGTTCCAATTGTCCAGACATAAGATCACCTCATTATTAAACTTTTGTTTCTCTTATATTCCAAATTTCATTTGCATATTCAAGGATAGTTCTATCAGAAGAAAATTTTCCAGCATTAGCTATGTTCTTTAACATTTTCTTTGCCCAAGAAATCTTATCCTTATAGTCTCTATTAATTTCTCTTTGTTTTCTTCTGTAATCTTCAAAGTCTTCTAAAACAAAATATTGATCTCCTCTTTCCATTAATAAAGAGTGAATTTCTCTATATATTCCACTTCCTAAGTCAGTAAGTCTTCCATCAATTAAAGCATCAACAACTTGTTTCAATCCTGTTACATTGTTATACGGGAATCTAGGGTCATATCCTTTTTTTCTAAGTTCATCTATATCTTCAACCTTCATACCAAAAATGTATTCATTCTCTTCTCCAGCTTCTTTTGCAATTTCAACATTGGCACCATCTAGTGTACCTAATGTTATTGCTCCATTAAGCATAAATTTCATATTTCCAGTACCTGATGCT from Fusobacterium hwasookii encodes the following:
- the glgB gene encoding 1,4-alpha-glucan branching protein GlgB, with the protein product MSGQLEQYLFHRGEYRQAYEYFGAHPTRNSTIFRIWAPSAKSVAVVGNFNNWNAREEDYCQKITNEGIWEVEIKKIKKGDIYKYQIETSWGDKILKSDPYAFYSELRPQTASIVNGKPKFRWADKRWLNNREIGYAKPINIYEVHLASWRKKEDGTYYNYREIAELLVEYMLDMNYTHIEIMPITEYPFDGSWGYQGTGYYSVTSRYGTAEDFMYFVNYFHKNNLGVILDWVPGHFCKDSHGLYRFDGSACYEYEDPELGENEWGTANFNVSRNEVKSFLLSNLYFWIKEFHIDGVRMDAISNMLYYKDGVSENRRSIEFLQYLNQSLHEEYPDVMLIAEDSSAWPLVTKYPTDGGLGFDFKWNMGWMNDTLKYMEQDPLYRKSHHGKLTFSFMYAFSENFVLPLSHDEIVHGKNAILNKMPGYYEDKLAHVKNLYTYQIAHPGKKLNFMGNEFVQGLEWRYYEQLEWQLLKENKGSQNIQKYVKALNKLYLEEKSLWYDGQDGFEWIEHENINENMLIFLRKTPNMEDFIIVVFNFSGTEHTKYPVGVPLEGEFITVLDSNEKKFGGSYIGKKRIYKTIKKSWNYKEQHIEIKIAGNSAIFLKYKKEK